TGCAAACTGATTTTCCAATCCGCCTGCTCGTGCTAGAAAGCCTACACCACGTTTTTGAGTAAACGAATAGCTTCTCTGCACTGGAGATTAATTTTCTTCAGGGTGATTTTACTTCACCATTTGGTCCAAACATCGACTTGGAAAACACCCACAGTAGTGGATTAATATCTTTGCCGTTCGACTGCTGAGTCATAGGACACCGGTCCGACTCCTACCACGGCACGCGTAtatcgatggagccgaaatgcaactgccgtgtgctgtgcgaagttccgcacgtaaaaaaaaaagaacacggcTGGTTTATATTAATCTGGAGCCCACTACGACGGCGATCCTGTGGGTCGCTGCGGCACGCCataccccacaatttacaatctACAATCTTGCGAAGACGAGAAAAAAATCTTTAATGACCCACATTGTTTTTGGCGAGGAAATGCAGTGACAAAGACACAAAGTGCGAGCTTAACCTCGCACAGCTTATTAAGGCAATCTACGTGCTTCTCATTATCATCATGCTATCATTTAACTCCGTACAACACGAAAACACCGTATAAGTCAGAGGTAGTTCTGGGAATCCTGCATCAAACACCACGACCAAACAGTTGGCCCTTGTCCAAGTACAAACTTTTGGCCAGCCAGGCCAGATATTTCTTTCTCACACAATTCCGCCCAAGTCCAAGTCACCCCAGAGCTCGCGGATTACTCCAGTTGCCTGCTTCTTCTCGATCCAGTCACGCATTAAGTTCAGGTTATCCTGTGTGAAGTGCGCTTTCCAGTCGCCGATAACTCCTTTTCTCACAATTACAGGCCCACTAACTTTCCCGCGTTTTGCATCGTTGTAACGACGAGCAGCTTCTATAAAGGGCCCATCTTTTTCCGTGAGTTTTCCAATGGTCTCCGAATCAATAGAACAGAGTTTGGACATAAAATTCAAGCTGCTTTTCTCAACTACCTTTCGGTAAAGGTCTTGGTCGTTCTCTAGCGAGCTGCGATACTTTCCGTCCATGAAGCCTGCCAGAGCTAGGACTGTGTTCCTGAAATCCTGCTTGAGCTGCTCGTACGTCAGGAAGAATACGTTCTTGTCTTCTCGATGCCGATACCAGGAGAGCAGGTGGTCGATGTAATCTCCGCGTTCCACTTCCCCGCTTGCAAAGGCATGAACAAAATCGTCGAAGCTGCCGTCCGGGAAGCCAAAAGCCAAGCCGCCACCTTGTGCGTAGTAGTAGAAAGACACGCACACGTCAAGCGGATTGCGGGTCAGGTAAATGAACTTGGCCTTGGGGTTCTGTGGTTGGTGGTCGTAGGGAAAGTGCGTCTTCCAAAAACGTGGTGGCTGCATCTCGTTGACATAGCGCATTCCCATCAGCTCTGGGTAAGGACACCATCGGTGGAACTCGGCGTAGTTGCTGGCGCTTTCTCCCCTGTGCCCGCAAAGCAGAAATTGGTTTGTTCAAAGGCATAGATGGCATGGAAAACGCATATGACTCACATGCGTTCAAGCAGTTGTTGAAATCGAAGGGACTTTTCGCATTTGGTTACTAGTAACGAGAGCGACGTTTCCTCAGGATAGGCGTTTCTTGTAGTTAATGTGATGGCAATATACAGCGAAGCCCACTCTAAATAAGGGGAAATAAGCCACGTCTTTGATAAAACTTTGTGCGTTTAATGTTTTACCACGTAACCCAAGGATAGTCGCCCTCCTACAAAAAAGGGCCAATAAATACCGCCGCCGTTAACAGGATATCAAGGTATCAAGGTTGTGAAGGCTTCTTTCTGTTTAGAACACAAATGCGTGTACAAAAAGAAAGTAATGCAACTTAACTCCCTCGCAACACAAGTTGCTGTCCTTCCTCTTAACTTCTGCGACGGAATGAAAGCAATGAGCGGAGTGCAGTTCATTGCCGCGGCGTCTTGCTTACCCATGGAGAATAAGTTGAACGATTTGCTGCAGCCAGTTATTTCCGCATTTGAGGTAGGACACCATCACCAGGTCATCGTCATGTGGCACGTAGGCGCGGGCACCCCGCACATTCTCCGGCCTGTACACGGGGGCATACTTCAGGCCGTCCACAATCTGGTACTCGGGCCCTCCTCTGGACGCCATCTCTCCGTGAGTTTTGGTCTGCTGGGGATCGAAGTTTGCTTAGAGTAGTATAGAAACATACATATGCCACCAATATGTGTCGTCGctggcgagttggtgcatggttttagAGGCCTTTTTCCAAAGAAATAGCGTAATACTGCACCCTGCATAGCTGGGAGCACTACCGCGCTACCTAGCTGGCGTGCGAGAAAACTGCTCGCTCTCCAGTCATCTAAATATGGTAACTTGTTTTCTCTTTAGCTGACGCTGTGCAGACGATGTCAACACAACACTTAAACGATGCAGGTTGTCGCTTGAGGCGACTATGCATATTATTTAAACATTGCTGAAAGCACAAATGGTACCATTCCTTGGTGGTAGCTTGGCCAGTTCTCAAGCCGCCAGGTTGGCTCAGTTGTtgtggtgctcgactgctgacctgaaagacgcgggtttgattccggccgcggctgggcgtttcgatggaggcgaaatgctagaataCCGTGTAATGAGGGGTGCAAGTTAACATTAAAGAACACACGTTGATTGAAATTGTCCGGAACTTTGCACTAcagtgtccttcatagcctgagatgctttggaacgttaaaccccatgaaccaatAATCTAAGCGTTAGGCAGTTCTCGCAGGGTTCAAAAATAGCTATAACAGGCGCCACATGGTCACCTCAGGAGTGTcaatttgggtttttgcggacagtgtttctgtgatttctatttaagtgtcgctacggtggagcaattgccggcagcagctgcaaggctaatcccaccggtagtttacaaccactcaactcaactcaactcaactcaactcgacagcgttaaaggccccgctaCCCACacaatccggcgtcggcgttgtcgacgttgtgagcgaaacatagggTGGCGTAGGGCGGCCCAGGTTACCACTCGCTGGAGAAGCAACCTAGTTGGGTCACCtgtgtcacgtgactttgtggcgtcatcacaacctgcccgtcGGATTAAGAGCAAACTGATCACCTGGCACGTGGCTGTTACATCAATGATTGATCATGAGTGGTTGCTCTAGGAGAGCAACATTGGCCGCACAAGCCCACCGGTGGGCGCACCTGCCATCACACCTGCCATCATCatttaaccactgcaccattaCGG
The Amblyomma americanum isolate KBUSLIRL-KWMA chromosome 3, ASM5285725v1, whole genome shotgun sequence genome window above contains:
- the LOC144124976 gene encoding sulfotransferase ssu-1-like, with translation MASRGGPEYQIVDGLKYAPVYRPENVRGARAYVPHDDDLVMVSYLKCGNNWLQQIVQLILHGGESASNYAEFHRWCPYPELMGMRYVNEMQPPRFWKTHFPYDHQPQNPKAKFIYLTRNPLDVCVSFYYYAQGGGLAFGFPDGSFDDFVHAFASGEVERGDYIDHLLSWYRHREDKNVFFLTYEQLKQDFRNTVLALAGFMDGKYRSSLENDQDLYRKVVEKSSLNFMSKLCSIDSETIGKLTEKDGPFIEAARRYNDAKRGKVSGPVIVRKGVIGDWKAHFTQDNLNLMRDWIEKKQATGVIRELWGDLDLGGIV